The Poecilia reticulata strain Guanapo linkage group LG10, Guppy_female_1.0+MT, whole genome shotgun sequence sequence NNNNNNNNNNNNNNNNNNNNNNNNNNNNNNNNNNNNNNNNNNNNNNNNNNNNNNNNNNNNNNNNNNNNNNNNNNNNNNNNNNNNNNNNNNNNNNNNNNNNNNNNNNNNNNNNNNNNNNNNNNNNNNNNNNNNNNNNNNNNNNNNNNNNNNNNNNNNNNNNNNNNNNNNNNNNNNNNNNNNNNNNNNNNNNNNNNNNNNNNNNNNNNNNNNNNNNNNNNNNNNNNNNNNNNNNNNNNNNNNNNNNNNNNNNNNNNNNNNNNNNNNNNNNNNNNNNNNNNNNNNNNNNNNNNNNNNNNNNNNNNNNNNNNNNNNNNNNNNNNNNNNNNNNNNNNNNNNNNNNNNNNNNNNNNNNNNNNNNNNNNNNNNNNNNNNNNNNNNNNNNNNNNNNNNNNNNNNNNNNNNNNNNNNNNNNNNNNNNNNNNNNNNNNNNNNNNNNNNNNNNNNNNNNNNNNNNNNNNNNNNNNNNNNNNNNNNNNNNNNNNNNNNNNNNNNNNNNNNNNNNNNNNNNNNNNNNNNNNNNNNNNNNNNNNNNNNNNNNNNNNNNNNNNNNNNNNNNNNNNNNNNNNNNNNNNNNNNNNNNNNNNNNNNNNNNNNNNNNNNNNNNNNNNNNNNNNNNNNNNNNNNNNNNNNNNNNNNNNNNNNNNNNNNNNNNNNNNNNNNNNNNNNNNNNNNNNNNNNNNNNNNNNNNNNNNNNNNNNNNNNNNNNNNNNNNNNNNNNNNNNNNNNNNNNNNNNNNNNNNNNNNNNNNNNNNNNNNNNNNNNNNNNNNNNNNNNNNNNNNNNNNNNNNNNNNNNNNNNNNNNNNNNNNNNNNNNNNNNNNNNNNNNNNNNNNNNNNNNNNNNNNNNNNNNNNNNNNNNNNNNNNNNNNNNNNNNNNNNNNNNNNNNNNNNNNNNNNNNNNNNNNNNNNNNNNNNNNNNNNNNNNNNNNNNNNNNNNNNNNNNNNNNNNNNNNNNNNNNNNNNNNNNNNNNNNNNNNNNNNNNNNNNNNNNNNNNNNNNNNNNNNNNNNNNNNNNNNNNNNNNNNNNNNNNNNNNNNNNNNNNNNNNNNNNNNNNNNNNNNNNNNNNNNNNNNNNNNNNNNNNNNNNNNNNNNNNNNNNNNNNNNNNNNNNNNNNNNNNNNNNNNNNNNNNNNNNNNNNNNNNNNNNNNNNNNNNNNNNNNNNNNNNNNNNNNNNNNNNNNNNNNNNNNNNNNNNNNNNNNNNNNNNNNNNNNNNNNNNNNNNNNNNNNNNNNNNNNNNNNNNNNNNNNNNNNNNNNNNNNNNNNNNNNNNNNNNNNNNNNNNNNNNNNNNNNNNNNNNNNNNNNNNNNNNNNNNNNNNNNNNNNNNNNNNNNNNNNNNNNNNNNNNNNNNNNNNNNNNNNNNNNNNNNNNNNNNNNNNNNNNNNNNNNNNNNNNNNNNNNNNNNNNNNNNNNNNNNNNNNNNNNNNNNNNNNNNNNNNNNNNNNNNNNNNNNNNNNNNNNNNNNNNNNNNNNNNNNNNNNNNNNNNNNNNNNNNNNNNNNNNNNNNNNNNNNNNNNNNNNNNNNNNNNNNNNNNNNNNNNNNNNNNNNNNNNNNNNNNNNNNNNNNNNNNNNNNNNNNNNNNNNNNNNNNNNNNNNNNNNNNNNNNNNNNNNNNNNNNNNNNNNNNNNNNNNNNNNNNNNNNNNNNNNNNNNNNNNNNNNNNNNNNNNNNNNNNNNNNNNNNNNNNNNNNNNNNNNNNNNNNNNNNNNNNNNNNNNNNNNNNNNNNNNNNNNNNNNNNNNNNNNNNNNNNNNNNNNNNNNNNNNNNNNNNNNNNNNNNNNNNNNNNNNNNNNNNNNNNNNNNNNNNNNNNNNNNNNNNNNNNNNNNNNNNNNNNNNNNNNNNNNNNNNNNNNNNNNNNNNNNNNNNNNNNNNNNNNNNNNNNNNNNNNNNNNNNNNNNNNNNNNNNNNNNNNNNNNNNNNNNNNNNNNNNNNNNNNNNNNNNNNNNNNNNNNNNNNNNNNNNNNNNNNNNNNNNNNNNNNNNNNNNNNNNNNNNNNNNNNNNNNNNNNNNNNNNNNNNNNNNNNNNNNNNNNNNNNNNNNNNNNNNNNNNNNNNNNNNNNNNNNNNNNNNNNNNNNNNNNNNNNNNNNNNNNNNNNNNNNNNNNNNNNNNNNNNNNNNNNNNNNNNNNNNNNNNNNNNNNNNNNNNNNNNNNNNNNNNNNNNNNNNNNNNNNNNNNNNNNNNNNNNNNNNNNNNNNNNNNNNNNNNNNNNNNNNNNNNNNNNNNNNNNNNNNNNNNNNNNNNNNNNNNNNNNNNNNNNNNNNNNNNNNNNNNNNNNNNNNNNNNNNNNNNNNNNNNNNNNNNNNNNNNNNNNNNNNNNNNNNNNNNNNNNNNNNNNNNNNNNNNNNNNNNNNNNNNNNNNNNNNNNNNNNNNNNNNNNNNNNNNNNNNNNNNNNNNNNNNNNNNNNNNNNNNNNNNNNNNNNNNNNNNNNNNNNNNNNNNNNNNNNNNNNNNNNNNNNNNNNNNNNNNNNNNNNNNNNNNNNTTTGGAATGAAGCACCAGGCCGTGGGAGGACTTCTGCTGCCCAAACGATCCATTACCTCCCAGAATGCTGCTGTGAGACGAACCAGTTGCCCAAGCGGAGCCCCGGATTTGGCCCTGAGACAGTCTGTTGACTGGAGAGTGCAAGCGAGAAATCATCCTGGAGCTCAGGAACCGGGGAGAGCGATCTAAAGACGCCtgtttctttggaaaaaaaaaaaaaaaaaaaaaaaaaaaggtaaacaagGATAAGATATTTTTCAAACGCTAATTTCAATCAGTCAAATctgaatgcaaaacaaaagcatggaATGTTTAGAGTCAGGGGTGTCCAGAGTTTTTGTCATAAGGGGCAAAATCAGCAAGTTAAAAAGATCTGAGGgccaaaaaaagtttattttacctCATCAACAAAAAGCTAAGAATGCAatagtttaaacaaataaagtagtCGTGAATTATTCTGCATAAAACCTAAATAGTTTTTTCAGGTTTGCCTTAttacaataaattcaaaaatataaagatagTAAAATTTTGAGCAATGAAGTCAGTATTTAGGTaatcttttctttgaaaacaccTGCTGGATTTAGCCACGtttaataaactaattaaaagcaaatttgaATGATTGGTGGTGTTTCCAACATTTTCTATTGtaagaagattttaatttgtgataaaaactttaattaaatatacAAGGTTTGCATCAAACACCTGTGCTGGAGGTCAGGGGATTTGTATMATTTTTTGTATGAAATTAGGGGCCACACACAATCAGTTTAGGGGCTACAAATGGCCCCTggaccacactttggacacctcaGGTTTAAGCACAATATTATAAACTGCGAAACAGCAAAAGTTTCTTACTCTTAAAAGTTTGCTCCTCTCCATTTTTATCTGGAAggtgaaaaatgaacaaatattgaatttatttctACAACCTTCTTTCaacaagtaaaatattaaatagtaAACACTCTTCAAGTGCATCGTATCTACCCTTTTCTTAAGTCTGTGCTCCAGTGCACTCTCTCGTTTGCGACTCTGTTGATGCTGTAGCAGCAGCTTTTGGGAGGGAGGCGGCGCCGTTTGTCGGCCGTGCAGTCGGCTTTGCTTCCCTTGACTCGGACCTTCCTCGCAAACGTCATCCTGATACGGACGTTTAGACTGTGGCATGAATGTGGAGCCCTCCGAGTCCTCACTCTCCTCCTCACTGGAAGACTGAACAACATCGATAAACCAGATGTTATATTTTAactggttgaaaaaaaattgtttctaatACAATGAAACATcaagaaacagaagcagaaatctTGTACCTCTGAGTCAGAGTCATTCCCTTGGTAACATTTGGGACACTCCCAGCAGCTGGGCAGGTCCTTGTTGATCTTCCCCTCACCGGGTTCCTGAAACGGAAAAGCTAAAGGTCAGACACAAACATGACCAAATCTAGCCAAGAAATGCATCTTAGACTTAGAATGACACCAGTCAYCWACACAGTAACGCATATGTAACAACAAGTCGAAGGTTGATCAGTGAATCCCAAATCAAAACAATGACATGCACCTGCCCCAGTGCTRAAAGGCATGTAGCAactgatttaatgtttaatctttatttaaccatCTCCGTTTCACTGTATCTGCTTCTAYACCTGCAGAAAAGACTCACCTTAACACACTGACGATGTACGATCTGCGAGCATGCGGTGCACTCCATTAAAGAGTACGTACTGGGATCTGATTCGTCAAACTCTCCTTCTCCACAAACGGCACATCGGGCTGTGTTTGGCAAAGcaggctgcaaaaaaaataaataaatataataaaaaaaaacttctgatcTCATACAGAagatcacaaaaaaatataaaaagctgcTAAGaatcttttttatattaaagaaaaaaagtaaaatctccATTTTGACAGAGAACCTCAAGCTGCCAGTCTCATTCTTTAGAATCTAAACYATATTTTTGGCATCATTTAACAGAATTTTAAGCTAAACAATTCCATTTGAAAGACCTGCAACATTATGTAGCTTTAACATCGTTTTCATAGCACTCCATCAGTTTGCCTGTCACCTCACCATTAGACATTGCCTCATAACGCAGCTCTTTTTCATGCGTCCAGGACCACCAAATTTTCTCATGTCGAGACAGTACTGGCAGTCCCCGCACTCCTTCCTGCAGCAGGCGGAGCATCGCTTGCATCTCACCCGCCTGCGCCGCAGCGCCGAAATGGAAGTGTGTTTGGTAGACCGCTTAGATTTGTGCAGAGACGGACCCAGGCGGGGACGATAAATAACAGGTGCTGGTGGCGTGGGSGGCTGGTACCATGACGGCTAGACCACAGCAGCAGRAGACGGTTGGAGAAACATGTTAGTATATGAAAGCAAAAAGAATTGAGCTTTTAATATCAAGGTGTtaaaacaaaatagattttattaaatatccGTAACTCACCCTTTCAGGCCACTTGACGATCGGCTCTCCAGTGCAGGATAGTTTGATGTCGTCACCGGCACGCTCCCTTAGAACAGCCTGGACACAACCAGGtaagatggaaaacatttaagcttTGTAGAATGATATCACATTCAAGAAATGTACAGCTACCCACCCTCATGTCCTCCAGCAGCGCTGCAGCATTTCTGATTCCTGCAGGGACGCACTTTTTATGGGCTGgcagctcctccagcttccCTAAAAGGTTCCACAGTCCCTCCAGTTCGAAAGGCGTCAGCACAGGCCGAGTCGTTCCTACTTTGTTTTCAAGCTCTTCATCGCCCTCTTCTTCCTTGATCTCTTCYACCTCYGGCTTTTCTTCAACCTCACCGTCGACCTCGTTGGTGCCGTTAATGGGGGGATCGTTATTTCCGACATCTGCTCGAGTCAGTcctgaaaaagaaattgaagACGGAATTRTTTCTACCCAATCCCGTGTGGGAGCTTGAAAACTAGAAaggaaaactttgtttttatccattCTTACCAATGCCAAGCGAATATTTCTGGAACTCCGGGGTGAGGTGGGAGATGTTGGTCAGACAGAAGAGGTATCTCTCTATGACGTACCAGCACATCTCATAGTAAAACGGGTANGtacttttttcacaaaaaaaaaaaaaaaaaaaaaaaaaaaaaagaggtggtCATCCACAGGACAAACTGAGCTAGTTGATCAGTCTCCCATTCCAGttaatgaaaaattatatgCTCTTTCCAAAAGTTATGTCTAAAATGAACAGCAAAAAGGCTCCTGAGCGTCTCTGTAggtacacagaaaaaaacaaaacaaaaataaaagtaagacRTATTGATCTTGCTTTAACACCTCCCTTTACCAAACACCGGTGAAGTAAGCAAGCGCTCCAGTTCAGACCCCACCCCTCCTGCAGTCCAGTTTCCCTGTAGAGTCGGGTCCGGAGACGCGCCCTCTGCTTTTTGCATCTCAAATCACTAAAGCGCAGAGAGAAGGCAGGCGACTAGGATATCCGCTGGATCAGTTTCTCATCTGATAGGCAGTAGAGTGTGTTGACCGACAGCTCAGAGATGAAGGCCTCGCAGGCCTTTCTGGCGACTCCTTTGCAGCCTCGCAGGTCGAGCAGAGAGATGCACGACAGGCGGCGCAGGTATTTCAAACACGCGTCTGTCAGTTTGCTGCAGCCTGAAGAGAAACGAAGGCAAAGGTTAAACGCGAGGAAATGCAAACCGAGATGTCCGTCCCCGCTCTCGGAATCGCTCACCTCCTAGGTTGAGCTCGGTCAGCGTGTTCCGGGTGGACGAGCCGACCGCGGTCAGCAGGTTGATGGAGTGGTCGGTGAGGCTGTTGCAGTGGGACAGATCCAGTTTAGTTAAATGGGGCATGTGGCGGATCACCAGCCGCAGAGTGGGGTCGCTGATGTCCAGACCTGCAAGCCGCAAGCACTGCATGCTCCTCAGCTGGCTGCGGTTGTCACAGCCTGGTGGAAGCAagcggagaaaaaaaagttagagCAAGTGATGAAGCTGCGTGATGTGGCCTAGAATCAATACTCTCCTGGAACAAGGATTTTTACTGCCACTAACTgggctttaaaaaacaaataaacagcatctgcaaataaatgaagaaaatgtgcaCTTAAAAGTTATGGAACAAATAAGCACAACTGAACAAGTTTAGAAGTATTTAGTAACGTTCTAATGTCCTCGCAGAacccaaaatgttcaaaatattgACGCTTTTTGGGGggtaatttcaaaatgttcctCCTCRacattttgaaattttcattttctcaacCTCCCCATCTACTTTACTTCTTGTTGCAGACTGTATGGGGTGGAGTCTAAAGACGACAGACTGTACACAGAGCAGCGTCTTAAAGGGACATGAGCACAGCCTTCCAAAACAGACCCAAAGAAagacaacttttcttttcttttaaataccGACATGGGTAAAATCATCGTCAAATTTTGGTGTCTGTTAAAATTTGTTCCATCGCCCAGGTCTACATCAactttatattaatatattgtCAAGCAGGTCTTGTAATGTACACCTGCAGTCTGAGCCGGCTCTTCTGCTTACCTGGAGGTATGACCAATTCCCTGATCTGTGCGTCTTTGACGCCGTAYGCGTTTCGCAGGTCCAGAGAGCGAAGGAGGGGACAGCCGGTGGAGCAGAGAGCTGAAATCGACGACCAGGAACAACCAGAMAGCATCAAATCCTTTAGTCCTGCAAAATGGATAAcagtttgcatttgttttcatacTGTGGCACtactaaataagacaaaatcaaAACGAGGAGTAGAACAAGAGGCTTGTGCTTGATTCGTACCAGGCAGGCGGCCAATCAGCCAGTTGAGCTGTTTTTTGGAGATGTTCGTCCAGGAGAGGTCGAGTGTGACGGGTTGTCTCTTTATGATGCCTGTGAGGGCCTGAGGGGTCACAGTGCGCTTGATGCTCAGGTCAATTCGGGCCCAGAGCCTTTTATCTAAACACctacagacaaaaataactcagtaaaacatttctgtcaggcGTCTTATTTCAGAGGCAAAACCCACAATCCTTCCAARAGGATACATGTCCCACGACTAAATTTATAAAATCAGGCAAAGATGAAATATAAGAGCATATTTGCCTTAAATTTCAAGtttgtttgtaaaacagaaTCAGAGGTCAACTATGACTGAAAGGCAGATTGAAAAANNNNNNNNNNNNNNNNNNNNNNNNNNNNNNNNNNNNNNNNNNNNNNNNNNNNNNNNNNNNNNNNNNNNNNNNNNNNNNNNNNNNNNNNNNNNNNNNNNNNNNNNNNNNNNNNNNNNNNNNNNNNNNNNNNNNNNNNNNNNNNNNNNNNNNNNNNNNNNNNNNNNNNNNNNNNNNNNNNNNNNNNNNNNNNNNNNNNNNNNNNNNNNNNNNNNN is a genomic window containing:
- the kdm2ab gene encoding lysine-specific demethylase 2A, yielding MEDPHTRYSKRLRTAPRRQYQDDGISDDEIEGKRTFDLDEKLQCERFGSDLVKHMEGKDFTYEYIQREGLRDPIIFKTTDGLGIQMPDPDFSVSDVKLFVGSRRIVDVMDVNTQKGIEMSMAQWRRYYETPPSEREKLYNVISLEFSHTRLENLVKRPASVDLIDWVDNMWPRHLKERQRDSTNAIIDMHYPKVQKYCLMSVQGCFTDFHIDFGGTSVWYHILRGAKVFWLIPPTPQNLDMYENWSWDMCLDKRLWARIDLSIKRTVTPQALTGIIKRQPVTLDLSWTNISKKQLNWLIGRLPALCSTGCPLLRSLDLRNAYGVKDAQIRELVIPPGCDNRSQLRSMQCLRLAGLDISDPTLRLVIRHMPHLTKLDLSHCNSLTDHSINLLTAVGSSTRNTLTELNLGGCSKLTDACLKYLRRLSCISLLDLRGCKGVARKACEAFISELSVNTLYCLSDEKLIQRISYTYPFYYEMCWYVIERYLFCLTNISHLTPEFQKYSLGIGLTRADVGNNDPPINGTNEVDGEVEEKPEVEEIKEEEGDEELENKVGTTRPVLTPFELEGLWNLLGKLEELPAHKKCVPAGIRNAAALLEDMRAVLRERAGDDIKLSCTGEPIVKWPERPSWYQPPTPPAPVIYRPRLGPSLHKSKRSTKHTSISALRRRRVRCKRCSACCRKECGDCQYCLDMRKFGGPGRMKKSCVMRQCLMPALPNTARCAVCGEGEFDESDPSTYSLMECTACSQIVHRQCVKEPGEGKINKDLPSCWECPKCYQGNDSDSESSSEEESEDSEGSTFMPQSKRPYQDDVCEEGPSQGKQSRLHGRQTAPPPSQKLLLQHQQSRKRESALEHRLKKRIKMERSKLLRKQASLDRSPRFLSSRMISRLHSPVNRLSQGQIRGSAWATGSSHSSILGGNGSFGQQKSSHGLVLHS